The Vitis riparia cultivar Riparia Gloire de Montpellier isolate 1030 chromosome 10, EGFV_Vit.rip_1.0, whole genome shotgun sequence genome includes a region encoding these proteins:
- the LOC117923372 gene encoding pentatricopeptide repeat-containing protein At4g20770 produces the protein METKTTYLASLLQTCIDKKAHLAGKLIHAHMLRSRLSDDTFLSNRLIEFYAKCNAIDASRRLFDQMPKRDIYTWNAILGAYCKVSKLEDAHVLFAEMPERNIVSWNTLISALTRNGFEQKALGVYYRMSREGFVPTHFTLASVLSACGALVDVECGRRCHGISIKIGLDNNIYVGNALLGMYAKCRCIGDAIQAFGDVPEPNEVSFTAMMGGLADSDQVNEAFRLFRLMLRNRIHVDSVSLSSVLGVCSRGGCGEFGLHDSNDVLSSDVHGQQVHCLTIKHGFESDLHLNNSLLDMYAKNGNMDSAEMIFVNMPEVSVVSWNVMIAGYGQKSQSSKAIEYLQRMQYHGFEPDEITYVNMLVACIKSGDIEAGRQMFDGMSSPNLSSWNTILSGYSQNENHKEAVKLFREMQFRSVHPDRTTLAIILSSLAGMMLLEGGRQVHAVSQKAVFHTDIYLASGLIGMYSKCGKVEMAKRIFDRIAELDIVCWNSMMAGLSLNSLDKEAFTFFKKMREKGMFPSQFSYATVLSCCAKLSSLSQGRQVHSQIAREGYMNDAFVGSALIDMYSKCGDVDAARWVFDMMLGKNTVTWNEMIHGYAQNGCGDEAVLLYEDMIGSGEKPDGITFVAVLTACSHSGLVDTGIKIFNSMQQEHGVEPLVDHYTCIIDSLGRAGRLHEAEVLIDKMPCKDDPIIWEVLLSSCRVYADVSLARRAAEELFRLDPQKSAPYVLLANIYSSLGRWDDAKAVRELMSYNQVVKDPGYSWIEHKNGMQAFMVDDNSRMVDDEVVVVNDGMSCSSG, from the coding sequence ATGGAAACTAAGACAACCTACTTGGCAAGTCTCTTGCAGACTTGCATAGACAAGAAAGCCCACCTAGCAGGCAAGCTCATCCATGCCCATATGCTCCGCTCACGTCTCTCTGACGATACCTTCCTCTCCAATCGTCTCATTGAATTCTATGCCAAATGCAATGCAATTGATGCTTCTCGCCGCCTGTTCGATCAAATGCCCAAAAGGGACATTTATACTTGGAATGCTATACTAGGTGCTTATTGTAAAGTTAGTAAGTTAGAAGATGCTCATGTGTTGTTCGCAGAAATGCCCGAAAGGAATATTGTCTCGTGGAACACTTTGATTAGTGCCTTAACTCGAAATGGGTTTGAACAGAAGGCTTTAGGTGTTTATTACAGGATGAGTCGGGAAGGATTCGTGCCCACCCATTTTACTTTGGCTAGTGTTTTGAGTGCGTGTGGTGCATTGGTTGATGTAGAGTGCGGTAGGAGATGTCATGGGATTTCTATTAAAATTGGTCTTGATAACAATATATATGTGGGTAATGCGTTGTTGGGCATGTATGCTAAGTGTAGGTGTATTGGGGATGCAATTCAAGCTTTTGGGGATGTGCCAGAACCTAATGAGGTCTCTTTTACAGCGATGATGGGTGGGTTGGCAGACAGTGATCAAGTCAACGAGGCTTTCAGACTGTTTAGGTTGATGCTAAGAAATAGAATTCATGTTGATTCTGTCTCACTGTCTAGCGTTTTGGGTGTTTGTTCCAGAGGAGGATGTGGGGAATTTGGTCTTCATGACTCAAATGATGTGCTTTCATCTGATGTGCATGGGCAACAGGTGCACTGTCTCACAATTAAACATGGATTTGAATCAGATCTtcatttaaataattcattGCTTGATATGTATGCAAAGAATGGGAACATGGATAGTGCTGAGATGATTTTTGTTAATATGCCCGAAGTCAGTGTTGTTTCATGGAATGTTATGATAGCTGGGTATGGCCAAAAATCCCAAAGCAGTAAAGCCATAGAGTACCTGCAGAGAATGCAGTATCATGGTTTCGAGCCAGATGAGATCACGTATGTCAATATGCTTGTGGCATGCATAAAGTCTGGTGATATCGAAGCTGGGCGCCAAATGTTTGATGGGATGTCATCCCCAAACTTGAGTTCATGGAACACTATACTTTCTGGGTATTCCCAGAATGAGAACCACAAGGAGGCAGTAAAACTTTTCAGGGAAATGCAATTTCGAAGTGTCCACCCTGATCGCACTACTTTGGCAATTATACTGAGCTCACTTGCAGGGATGATGCTTCTGGAAGGTGGAAGACAGGTCCATGCTGTCTCACAAAAGGCTGTCTTTCATACTGACATATATCTTGCCAGTGGACTTATTGGCATGTATTCAAAGTGTGGGAAGGTTGAGATGGCAAAGCGTATTTTTGACAGAATAGCTGAACTGGATATTGTCTGCTGGAATTCTATGATGGCAGGTCTCTCGCTCAATTCTCTAGACAAGGAAGCTTTTACTTTCTTCAAGAAGATGCGAGAAAAGGGGATGTTTCCTTCTCAATTCTCATATGCTACTGTACTCAGTTGTTGTGCAAAACTATCTTCTTTGTCTCAAGGCAGACAAGTTCACTCTCAGATAGCAAGGGAAGGATACATGAATGATGCCTTTGTGGGGAGTGCTCTGATTGATATGTATTCTAAATGTGGTGATGTAGATGCAGCCCGGTGGGTTTTTGACATGATGCTTGGTAAAAATACTGTCACTTGGAATGAAATGATACATGGTTATGCACAGAACGGATGTGGGGATGAGGCTGTTCTTCTTTATGAAGACATGATTGGATCAGGTGAGAAACCTGATGGCATAACATTTGTTGCTGTTTTAACCGCTTGTAGCCATTCTGGATTGGTTGACACAGGAATCAAAATATTCAATTCAATGCAGCAAGAACATGGAGTGGAACCACTTGTAGATCATTATACCTGCATCATTGACTCTTTAGGCAGAGCTGGTCGGTTACATGAAGCAGAAGTTCTTATAGATAAGATGCCATGTAAAGACGATCCAATCATATGGGAGGTTTTGCTCAGTTCTTGTAGAGTTTATGCTGATGTGAGCTTAGCAAGAAGAGCAGCAGAGGAGCTCTTTCGCTTGGATCCCCAAAAGTCTGCTCCTTATGTGCTTCTTGCCAACATCTATTCTTCCCTGGGAAGATGGGATGATGCCAAGGCTGTTAGAGAACTGATGAGTTACAATCAGGTAGTTAAGGATCCAGGTTATAGTTGGATTGAGCATAAGAATGGGATGCAAGCCTTTATGGTTGATGATAATAGTAGGATGGTTGATGATGAAGTTGTAGTTGTAAATGATGGAATGTCTTGTTCCAGTGGATAG
- the LOC117924289 gene encoding non-specific lipid-transfer protein C, cotyledon-specific isoform-like encodes MKNIFFSLAVIFFLASTSEATVPCGTVDMKAAACVGYATGKEPKPSPACCSGLQQLAGTVKTVDDKKNICRCLKNGVKAFAGVQDKFLSQIPAVCNIKVGFPVSLNTNCEAIH; translated from the exons ATGAAGAACATCTTCTTCTCTTTGGCTGTCATCTTCTTCCTAGCCAGCACTAGTGAAGCAACTGTGCCATGCGGCACTGTTGACATGAAGGCAGCTGCATGTGTGGGGTATGCCACCGGCAAAGAGCCGAAGCCATCTCCAGCATGCTGCTCTGGACTCCAACAGCTTGCTGGAACTGTGAAAACAGTTGATGATAAGAAGAATATTTGCCGGTGCTTGAAGAATGGTGTTAAGGCGTTCGCAGGCGTTCAGGACAAGTTCTTGAGCCAGATTCCTGCGGTTTGCAATATCAAAGTTGGGTTCCCGGTGTCCTTGAACACCAACTGTGAAGC AATCCACTGA
- the LOC117924194 gene encoding non-specific lipid-transfer protein D, cotyledon-specific isoform-like produces MKNTFFSMVFLLSFLLFLASTSEATVPCGTVDMKAASCVGYATGKEPKPSPACCSGLQQLAATVKTVDDKKNICRCLKNGVKAFAGVQDRLLSQIPTACNIKVGFPVSLNTNCETIH; encoded by the exons ATGAAGAACACCTTCTTCTCTATGGTCTTCCTCCTCTCCTTCCTCCTCTTCCTAGCCAGCACTAGTGAAGCAACCGTGCCATGCGGCACTGTTGACATGAAGGCAGCCTCATGTGTGGGGTATGCCACTGGCAAGGAGCCAAAGCCATCGCCAGCATGCTGCTCTGGACTTCAACAGCTTGCTGCAACTGTGAAAACAGTTGATGATAAGAAGAATATTTGCCGGTGCTTGAAGAATGGTGTGAAGGCGTTCGCAGGCGTTCAGGACAGGCTCTTGAGCCAGATTCCCACAGCTTGCAACATCAAAGTTGGGTTCCCGGTGTCCTTGAACACCAACTGTGAAAC GATCCACTGA
- the LOC117923337 gene encoding C-factor has translation MKLLLLNHRSFMAAPLSSVRRALLSTCSAVKWGGGVSMVQGASRGIGLEFVKQLLEKNEKGHVIATCRNPDGATALLDLKNEFAERLNILQLDLTIESTIEASANSIRERYGSLNLLINASGILSIPNILQPETTLSKVQKSSLLLAYEVNAVGPILVIKHMWPLLTAGGGSGTERDVAVVANLSARVGSIGDNRLGGWHSYRSSKAALNQLTKTISVEFVRKKDPVICLLLHPGTVDTDLSRPFQRNVPEGKLFTKEFSVNKLLSIINNAKSHDNGKFFAWDGQEIPW, from the exons ATGAAGCTGCTTCTTCTCAACCATAGGTCGTTCATGGCAGCCCCTCTGAGTTCAGTCAGGAGGGCTTTGTTGTCTACGTGTTCTGCCGTCAAATGGGGAGGTGGCGTTTCCATGGTTCAGGGAGCTTCCAGAGGAATTGGCCTTGAGTTT GTTAAGCAACTCctggagaaaaatgagaaaggGCATGTTATTGCCACTTGTCGTAATCCTGATGGGGCAACTGCACttcttgatttaaaaaatgagtttgcTGAACGGCTTAACATCCTGCAGTTGGATCTCACCATTGAAAGCACCATAGAG GCATCAGCAAATTCTATAAGAGAGAGATACGGATCTCTGAACCTTCTTATCAATGCATCTGGCATTCTTTCAATACCTAATATTTTGCAGCCAG AAACAACACTGAGCAAAGTGCAGAAATCATCTTTGCTTCTAGCCTATGAGGTTAATGCAGTGGGTCCTATTTTAGTGATCAAG CATATGTGGCCTCTTCTAACGGCTGGAGGAGGCTCTGGGACTGAAAGAGATGTTGCAGTTGTGGCAAACCTAAGTGCTAGAGTGGGATCTATAGGAGACAACCGCTTAGGAGGATGGCATTCTTATCGATCTTCAAAGGCTGCACTTAATCAAT TGACAAAAACTATATCAGTGGAGTTTGTACGAAAGAAAGATCCTGTTATATGCCTTTTATTACACCCAGGAACAGTTGACACAGACCTCTCCAGGCCGTTTCAGAGAAATGTTCCTGAAGGCAAGCTTTTTACCAAAGAGTTCTCAGTGAACAAGCTCTTAAGCATCATTAACAATGCGAAGAGCCATGACAATGGCAAGTTCTTTGCCTGGGATGGTCAGGAAATCCCTTGGTAA